Genomic segment of Bos taurus isolate L1 Dominette 01449 registration number 42190680 breed Hereford chromosome 6, ARS-UCD2.0, whole genome shotgun sequence:
gagagttggactgtgaagaaagctgagcacttaagaattgatgcttttgaactgtggtgttggagaagacccttgagagtcccttggactgcaaggagatccaaccagtccatcctaaaggagatcagccctgggtgttctttggaaggactgatgctaaagctgaaactacagtactttggccacctgctgggaagagttgactcattggaaaagactctgatgctgggagggattgggggcaggaggaaaaggggacgacagagaatgagatggctggatggcatcaccgactagatggacgtgagtttgagtgaactcccggagatggtgatggacagggaggcctggcgtgctgcgattcatggggtcacaaagagttggacacgactgagcgactgaactgaactgaactgaagtcctttATCTGTATTTCTCAAACACTGTGAAAGGAACCCACAGACTCCAGGAATAGTTCTTTaagttctctctttcctcttccttttgtaATATTCTCATATTCTATAATTCTTCTCTagtcttttttccccaaaaaatcaCACCTCTCTCCCAAAACAATCTCCTCTGCCTCAACCTGAGTATTTTTTTGTGCCAAGCACTACTCTAGACATCAGTGGCTACACAAAGATCCTTGCCCTTGTGGAGTTTGCATTCTAACAGAAAgagatatttataatatttttataaataaaaattttaatagaatattttcatataataatCTATtgctaataataaataaaataagaatatttaagaataatAAATTAGAGAATGATGAGAACAATGGACAAGAGAAATATTAGAGTAGCATGAGGCAGGTCAGGGAGTAGGAGATGGTTTGTGATGTTAGATAAGGAGATAGGGTTGTCTTTAACTAAAGGGAAGCATTTGAGCAAAGACAGAAACAGATGAGGACATGAGACGTGTAGGCGTCCTGGAGGAGAGAGATCCAGACAGGGGAAGAGACAGTGTGAAGGTCCTATGGCAGAGCATACCTGGTATCTTTGAGAAACATCAAGCAATACAGTTTGTGGTTGAAGCtggggaagtggggaggagagTAGAAGAAGATGAGCTCAGGGAGGTAAGGAAGGTGGACCAGGTAGATACATGTAGACCTTGTGCCACGAGGCTTTCGACTTTTAAATGAAGGACAATTACAAGGTGAtcccacagtgtgtgtgtgtgtgtgtgtgtgtgactcagtggagtctgactctgcacctgtagcctaccaggttcctttgtctctggaattctccaggcaagaacactggagtcagtagccagtcccttcttcagggggatcttcctgacctagggattgaagccaggtctcctgcattgcaggtaggttcttcacggtctgagccaccagggaagcctctgtagTTTTCTATTATAACCCACATTCCCTTGTTATCCTGATGACTCAAGTCCCAAGCCTTGAGTAGTCACTCATCATTGTGTTATCATCATTCATCAGGTACCACAATACCTCATCCCTCAATTCTGATGAGGATTTTTAATGGATAACCATTCTGAGGGCTTTTCAGAATATTCTAACTGGGAATGCTTTAGGCATTTAGACTATTGTGCAAACAATATTCCAGTGCATTTGCCAGTGAGTGGCcatcatttattcaataattacatcagttttagttttaatttatcCTTCCTTTGAGCACCATGGTCTGGcttgttgtttttgctgttgtttagtcactcggtcatgtctgactctttgtgaccccatgaactgtagcccaccagtctcctctatccatgggacttttcaggcaaaaatactggagcaggttgccattatcttctccagaggttcttcctgacccagggatcaaactcacatttcctgggtctcctgcactggcaagaggattcttcaccactgaggaaATATTAATATCCTTTCTTCTGAGCACATCTTTAAAATGTCTACACCCTCTATCCATCATAACCTCAACTTTGACCACATGCTTCTCCATAGACTGATCCCCAATGATGGGCATGGGTGTTTCAGCATCTCCATCAGGGTCTGAGATGCCATTGCCCAAAGTATCTTCCCTTCAGATCATTTCAGGTCCCTCCTAGGACCAGCTGCTGGGCTCAGCCTCAACAATCCACTCGAGGTCTGATTAAAAGCTTCCTTATAAGTACCTGTTCTTCTCTTTCAAATCCCTTCTCAAAGCTTCCTCTAATCAGTtttctacaaagaaaaagaaagtagcaATTTAATAACCATGTTTTGTTTTAACTGACAAAGGTTTGGATAAAAagattctttccattttctctcaTCTGAGGCATCTTTGTGAAGACTGGTATGTTTATCTGATCTGTTGGGGTTTTCAGAAAGTGCCTTAATTCCAGTAAAGTTATAGGATAAATAATTTTGAGTTTGTGCTCTAAACAGAGCATAGCAAAAATATtcgctttcattttttttttttatgaagggCAGGGGCACTGGGAACGTGGAGATTTGGTCAAGGATACAGAGCCTTTATTTGGATAAGTTCCTTCAGTTTTTCACTAAATAAGATTTCTAGGAATCAGACTTATTTCGAACCACATGTACACTCTGTTTTTCTCAGTTTGTCATTCCTAGGCTCTGGCAAATTTCTGGATGTGATTCCAAGATGTTGCAATTTCCCCATGGGTGCCATAAAAGTGGTACAGTGTGCTGGTTAATTTTCTGATGTGGctgtcaaaaaataaagaaactctaTCCAATTGCTTTTCTCACAAGCTATGATTATTTCCTTTGGACAAGTATATTCCAGGCATAGACATCAAGCATTGTACAGATTTCTCATTAAAGCGCAGGTCCAACCACGCAAAAACAACTCATTTACACGATTCCAAAAACACGTGTATGCTTCCGCCACCCAAGAGGCAAACAGCCCTAAGGCCGTTAGCCTAGAAAATCAACTGTCCCTAGCCTAACTACCCACCACTCCGTCTATATGCCAAATGTGATGCTAATAGATGATCCATCATTGTCAGCATCCAGGctctgtgaagaaaaaaaaaccctattagATCAGAGCTGAGGAGACCTGTTGCCTATTTCACTCAGGGCACAGGGCAACTTGCATGGTTTAATTTCACTCAGCTATTTAATTGAGCCCCAATACTAACAGCTTAATGGGATACTAAAGTATTCTATCCTGcagattttaaattaaagtttGAGACACCCCCAACTCAGGACATGCAAAGAACTCCAATTAACACTAATTGGCATTACACATGATTAGCAAATGGAAAACATGATTTTCCTGAAAATGTCACTTCCCTTCACTTactttaaaaagtctataaattctaaaataatgaCCATGGATGCATACAAAGATTAGATATAAAGATGTCTATCTACCATGGTGCTTAtcctgccccccccccaaaaaaaaacaaaactggaaacaaagatTAAAGGGAAATGGTGTACATAAAGGACAatagatggtaacaataacccggtgtacgagacagcaaaagagacactgatgtatagaacagtcttatggactctgtgggagagggagagggtgggaagatttgggagaatggcaatgaaacatgtaaaatattatgtaggaaacgagttgccagtccaggttcgatgcacgatgctggatgcttggggctggtgcattgggacggcccagagggatggtatggggagggaggagggaggagggttcgggatggggaacacatgtatacctgtggcagattcattttgatatttggcaaaactaatacaattatgtaaagtttaaaaataaaataaaattagaaaaaaaaataaaggacaatagagacaaatgcaaaaaagtttttaatgttATGAAAATTTTTGACATGGGGAGATACTCCTTACATAttgttcagtgaaaaaaaaagttaaagactCCCAGGAATGTCATAATATCACTTTTCAtcataatacagaaaaaaaaaaagaccagaagaaCATATACATCAAAGTATAAACAGTAATTATCTCTGCATGGTGAGAATAATGTTGATGTTTATCttattcatttgcatttctttttcttttttaaaatgcatgttgttgttcagtcactcagtcgtgtctaactcttttgcaaccccatggattgtaacccaccaggctcctcggtccatgggatttcccagccaagaagactgaatgggttgctatttccttctccaggggatctttccaacatggggattgaacccaagtctcctgcttggcagggagattctttaccacagaaccaccagggaagccaaaaaaatgcatacttttgcaaaaaaaaaaaatatttttcaaagtccaTCATTAGTTCCTGCAGGGAAAAAATGCAACAAAGtgatttattttggaattttaaaaatcagtgcttCATCTCCACCAACTGAGAGCTATCAGTAATGTGCTAATTCAGACAATgttttctgagtcaccaggaattTTACAAAAGCATTCCACCAAGTAATTTtgttcaataaatacatttttcttccttctgactTAAGATAATACTGTGCTTTTACAAGAAAGCTTATTAATAAAAAGAGTAATatgtaccatatgtaaaatagatagccaatgggaatttgctgtatgacacagggaactcaaactggggtctgtaacaatctagaggggtggaatggggagggaggtgggagggaggttcaagagagaaggAACATAGGTAtccctatgactgattcatgttgatgtttggcagaaaccagcacaataaagtaaagcaattatccttcaattaaagataaataaatttaattataataaGGAATAATGTGCTAATAAACGTCAAGTGGAATTATGAGGGGAAACACAGTATTTAGACACCCGTGGTGAGGTGGTCCTGGGGTGAATTGTTGAAAATGCCCACTCTCCTGTTCCTTTATCCTGAAACCCCCACCTAAGAGGGTGCGCTGATGTCCGTGTGTTTCTCTTTCAGAGCCAAAGATGTTTGTCTTGCTCTATGTTACAAGTTTTGCCATTTGCGCCAGTGGACAACCGCGGAGTAATCAGTTCAAAGGAGAGAGCTACTCCCCAAGGTATATCTGTAGCATTCCTGGCCTGCCTGGGCCTCCAGGCCCCCCTGGAGCGAATGGTTCCCCCGGGCCCCATGGTCGCATCGGCCTTCCAGGACGAGATGGTAGAGACggcaggaaaggagagaaaggtgaAAAGGGGGCCGCAGGTAATGAATGAAGTTCCGTAAAAACCCCTCTGTCGCCCCCACCTTAAGATGACTCCCTCGCTTTGCTGCTTTTTCAAATGAGAAGCGCCCTTTCAGTCCTTTCCCGACCTCACCTTCATTAATCGGAACCACTTACTGAGTCCTTGCTATGCTGCAGTTGCTCTAAACCCTCTAACTGCAATCTCACTGCTTCCTAATGACAGCTCTTTCAAGGGGACGTGGTCCCGTTTATAAAGGAGAACGCAGAGTGGCAGATGATTCAGTAAGTTAAGGAAGATGGAAGGGCAGGGTAACGCCTGGCAGAGATGAATTCACCTGGAACATCTGATCCCCACGACCTCTGGGCTGGTACAGTGGCTGCCTGTGAGAGGGGgcatggatggacagacagacagatgtaTGGGGAGGAGACGGACAGATGTATGGGGAGGAGACGGACAGATGAAGCAGGGGGCAGGAATTAGGAGCCAGAAGCACAGGGGCTATCCTCTCTGCCCTCAGAGCctcaaaaagacacaaaaggcGTCTAGATTTTACTTCTCGAACAGGTGAAATGATAATAGTACTGTGTAGCCTTTGCTGGTCTTTCTTAGTTCAACACTCCCCCACCCGTCCGACGGCAGCTAAAAATCGAGATTTCTTACAGCTCCATACAGCAAGACAATTGTCCCCTACTCTTTCAGTAAGTGTCACTTTTTTCTTCCCACAAATAAGTTGGCTCATAAAGCTTGCCAGATTCTGCAATGCTTCAAAGTAAACCGAATTAAAATTCTAGTGAGGCTGTGTTAATGATAAAAAAAGGAAGTTTTGGATGGAATCAATCTCTGAAAAACAAGTTTCCAAGTGTAAAATGTGGGACaaagataggaagaaaaaaatcaatagatcTAAGAAATATGTCTCTAGTCACTGCATGTGATTTACTGATGTTATGGGAAACaatatcattatatatatgtatatttatatttatatatatatattcaagtgATTAGATAATAATTCATTGCTGAATTTCTTATGCAGAAAATATTTAGCAAATCAGCAGCTACTGAATCTATGGCCCTTAATCAACACTAGATAAAGTATCTTTAGGTGAAGTTTCAACATCAGATAAACTTTCATCTGGAGCTCTCTCGTCATCTTTCAATGTCTTCTATTTGGTAACACCTGTGAACACAGTACTGTGTCATGAATATGCTTGAAATTCTATAATAACACCGTGATCATAGTTAGATATTACTGGCCTTTTTAGCTTACTGTGTCTGGAAATGGTAATGTAGTGGTCACACAAAAATGCATTGGAGTCAGAAAGATATGATTCTTTCAATTACTAACTTGGCATCCTTGGAGCAGAAAAAAAcctttgaatctcagttttctcttgGTAAATTGGAGTTAGTAAGTGTGATTGTgaagattaagaaaaataatacatacaaaatacTCAGGAATAAGTGCCATGTGATAAGCATTCTGTAAATGTTTGCTGTTATTATCTATTACACTGTGATCTGCGAATATTAGTCATAGCTACGTTTGTGAATATCTAAAGCCATATAATAAACTAGAAATGACCTGTTTCATGAGGTAATTGTAGTGCTATTTAAAGATATGGATATGCATTCAGAATTAATTGAATGTTAGTAATTGACCCTGGTTCTGAAATAGAATGTTAGCAGTTGgatcctgggggcttcccagctggcatagtggtaaagaatctgcctgcaatgcaggagatgcaagagatgtgacaacctactccagtactcttgcctggaaaattccatggacagagaagcttggcaggttacagtccaggggattgcaaagagttggacatgactgagtgactgagtagaccctgatgctgggaaagactgaaggcataaGGCGAAGAAGGCAGcacaggatgaggtggttagataacatcaccgcTTCAGTGAACATAATTTTGAGCatactctggaagatagtggaggacaggggagtctggtgtgctgcagtccatggggtcccaaagaatcagacatgacttagcaactgaacaacaacaattgctACAATTTTAACCATGTATGAGATCAGGTAACCCCCATATTCACCAatccattcactcatccatccattcatgcgTTTTTCATTCAACAGATTTTTGTACACCTCTTGCTCTCCAACATTATTCTAAACCAAGGTTCCTCAACCTCCACACTAATAATATTTGGATCCAAATAATTGCTGCCATGGGATGGCTATCTCACGCATTGAATGACATTTAGCCACGTCTCATTTGATGCCAGGGCATTCCCCActagttgtgacaaccaaaaatgtctcctggCATTGCCAGTTTTTCCTGGGTGCTGAATTGTACCTGGTTGAGAACCCCATTTTAGGGAATGTGAACACAAACACAACATTGCTGCCATCTTGATAAGCAAACACTGGGTGGGTCAGGCCAATGGGCGCACAGGGTTacaatatcatcatcatcatcatcatcatcactattaATTAAGAATTTACTGTACCAGTGATTTTTACATTAAGTACTTAATTTCAACCATAACCTTATTAGCAAAAATCATAGTCCATAATAATGTTACAAAAGACAAAATCAATATCCAAAAGTAAAAAGACTTTCCCAGTTTTATTTAAATccaatgtatacatacatataggtAAGGATATACACCAGCTAAGAAAAGCAAGAATGTCAGTGTGGTCAGTGAAGGCGCATCTCATTTACAAACAATAAGAACAGAGCCCTGGGGCTTTGAGGATTAGCTTTTAATGTGTCTGGAACTGGACACAACTCGGCTGGGAGCTTCTGCTTCCTGTTTCCTCTTTAATACTGTGTATGTCTTCCCATTTATCCCCACCACATCCACCTCAGCCCCCTGGCAAGGTCAAGTATATGCTCTGTCCAGCTTCCCTACTGTAAATTACAGAGTTTGAATTATTAACTTTCCATAAAAATATGTCTCCCTCACTGTGAACTGAAAgcgttagtccctcagtcatgtctgattctttgtgaccccatggactatagcccaccagactcttctgtccatggaattctccaagcaggaatactagagtgggtagccatttccttctccagaggatcttcctgacaaagggacaggtcttctacattgtaggcagattattgactatctgagtcaccaaggaagcccgtctCCCTCACTGGTGTATAGCAATTATTgtggtagcatttttttttttaattaatataatgtGAAATCACATTCCccggaggaggaaagggcaacatactccagtattcttgcctgcaaaattccatggacagaggaaacacTAGAACCACCTTGTGAAGAGATCATTCTATTTTATTATACTGCTTTGGATGTTTATGAACTTAGTTATGACCCATATTTGCAGATCACAATGTAACATGTCATAATAGCTAACTTGGGGATAAGACAGTTGTCATTCAAGTCAAGGGCActcagacccagcacagcacctAGCATGTAGTGGATGATCAATCAGTATTAGATGGTTTAGATGGATATATGCATGTGCACATAAATGTATGATGAGTGCATGGGTGGAGCGTGGATGGATCGAAAAAAGAAATagcactaaagaaaaaaatccttctaAGCTCACTTCATGGAGAACCAAGAAGAAATGCATTCTCTCCAAGTTTCAGTATCTAAGCATAGACTAACACTCCATAATTCTCCTCTCTACCCAGCATATGTCTGACTGAATAGGGAGGGGAGAGTGATTCATCCCTTCATTCCATTCTTCATTAATTGGCCCTTATCACAGGGCAAATCCTTCAAGCACACAGGAAGAGTTACTATAAATTATTACAGCTAGTCCCTGGTTATCTAACTCCTAGCAGTTCAAAATATCCAATAACTATAGAGATCCAAGTGTTGAGATTATAAAGACCTTTTCATGGCATTGTAAAACTGCATCTTAGTATTTATGGTCTGGTCTCTAAGATTTTCAAGAGAATAAGACCTCAAGAAATCTAGTCCAAAACCTGCATTTCAAGGACTGAGAAACTAAAGTTGTAGAGATAAAGCCCCTTCTTCACACTCACCCAACTAATCCACAGCTGAACCAGAGCTTATCGGGTCTGCTGAGTCACTGTTTACTACTTTCCCTGCCGGGTTTAGAGTGGATTTAGATCCAATATTTTCATAGTACAAATGTGGCATTTGAAATTCAGACAAGAGCTGACTTGCCCAAAGTTATAGGGACAGAGGAATTTTAGTACATAATGAAATTTAGTGGTAGAAATTGCTACTGATgccaaaatgtttttttaatgataCATCAAAATCATGTATAAAGACAGCtcctattgaaaataaaatagcaatgTGTAAGTTGTAGTCCTTGATTCAAAAGTTAATTTCACAGTAAAATAGTATTCATATTCCTTTTCtaccaaacagaaacaaacatcAAAAGATCGGACTATCGGGGCcttatttcaagaaataaataCTAGTTTGTTCTGGCTGGCGCTAGTGGaattgttaccaagtccaagcttgctctgcttaCCATACAACAGGCCAAGGAATTGGAGACGAGGTACTGAGGCaagaaatatgactttatttggaggCCAGCTGATTGAGGAGATGttagactaatgtctcaaaataaccatctatGGGGTCTGGATTTCAGGTTCCCTTATAGATCAGAGATGAGggaaggtgaggaaacaaagtaaaaaggccattaatcttgcaaatatctcctggaatggcaagcctcaggcagaggatgtgttaatttctttcttcctgccaTCTACAGATGGACTGGGTGCTTAACAAGGCACTTTAACATTCAGGCAGAAGGGCAGGCTTCTCTGAGATGGGCCGTTATGTTTGATTATAataagaaaagtaataaaaaacaagtcagagaaacagttccaacatggagtcagaattggcttttcCCTGCAACAGAATTTAAACTTAACAGCAACGGTCATCTAGAGCTGGAGCACAGCCCTGTGATCAGTAACAATGCTGACTGCGCTGTTGCTGCTGTATCCGGTTGTTGGTGTTGtcaagtcactaagttgtgtccagctctttgcaaccccatgttgCCAAAAAAGGGTTGCATTCATTATTAGCATTTTTCTATGCATCATAAATTACTAAACAACTTCTTTGTCAAATCATTGAGACAAAATACTTGATGTTTTAAGGGGATAGCTTTAATTCTCCTGAAACTTGTATTATCCAGAACACTTTGTTGCTAAATTTgccaaataactgaaaaaataattaaaactcatAAACTGATGTATGTGTAATAGCCAAGTAAGTGATATCAAAGTACTATCAAGATAAAAGACTTAGCTAAATAAAATTCCAGAGAACAGATACATAGTTAAGAGTAAAATTACATAGTATAACAATAATATACTTCCTCTGACTATAAAAATGTATTACAAATTACCAATAATCTGGATACTTTTCAAGAAGCTATTTATGAAATGGATTTGGCCATAGCACTGAATGACAGTTTTTATACTTTTAGGTCACTGTTACTTTTCACAGCCCTTACGTCTTTCCTACATATATGGAGACCCAGAGAAATTAAAGGACTTGACTAAAATAATACATCCACTTAGCTGTAGAGTCAAAAAACaagttttttcccttttaatttcagCCACAAAAGTAAAAGGCATTTTGATGAAGGGAGAACATCATTATGCTCGATATCCAGTCCTAGTCTTGCTACTGATGcaactttctttccctctctgggactcagttttcTCCACCAAAAAAAACTCCCACACCATGGTGGTAGTCACAGTTGTTTGGTTATCATGAAATATTGAAGAGCCCTCTCTGTGTTGCACCTCACAATTTACACATCTCTCAAAAGATGTTCAGGTGCCAGAGTTAGGCAGGCTGGAGTTCAGATCACCTCTCCATCCTTCACTAAGTCTGTTCCTTCGAACAAACTAACTTCTCCATggctcagttttttcatctacaGTTAGAAGTGATAATAATTCCTAGTTAACAAAGTTGTTGCGAGACTTAAAGCAGATGACACATGCACGTAAGGCATTGCAGCTGGGACATtgtaaatgtttaacaaatatGAGCTAATCTAACTTGaattaactttttattaataatactgATAAAAGCTGAACGGGGCACATAACTAAGTAACCTCTAGGATTCATCTTGTCCTGCTTATCCGCATGACCCCACTCTGGGGAATAATATCATCATGCTTTTGAATTCCTCCAGTAATGatgagtgtctgtgtgtatctaaTTTAGCAGCGGGTGATTCATCATCAAaatgatggttaattttttttaattagtcagGTTTTAGATGATTTCTCATATATTCAAGAAAATTTTCTTGATATTTTGATGaaatttttctgtcttcattgcagcacatcagtgatttttttttaaaatatgaattattcaGTAGTATACTGTTGAAAGTTGAGAAGACAAACTTGGGGTGTGTGGGCATGTTGTTTGTGACTCTATATTTATAGGAACCATTAACTAaactttaaattctttttgaAGGTTTGAGAGGTAAGGCTGGACCCCTGGGCCTTGCTGGAGAGAAAGGGGACCAAGGAGAGACTGGGAAGAAGGGACCCATGGGAcctgagggagagaaaggagaagtagggcctcctgggcctcctggaccaaaaggagacagaggagagcAAGGGGACCCGGGGCTGCCTGGAGTGTGTAGATGTGGAAGCATCGTGCTCAAATCTGCCTTTTCTGTTGGCATCACAACCAGCTACCCAGAAGAAAGGCTGCCAATTATATTTAACAAAGTCCTCTTCAACGAGGGAGAGCACTACAACCCTGCAACAGGAAAGTTCATCTGTGCCTTCCCAGggatctattatttttcttatgatATCACATTGGCAAACAAGCACCTGGCCATCGGGCTGGTACACAATGGGCAGTATCGGATAAAGACCTTTGATGCCAACACAGGAAACCATGACGTGGCTTCAGGGTCCACAGTCATCTATCTGCAGCCAGAAGATGAAGTCTGGCTGGAGATATTCTTCACTGACCAGAATGGGCTCTTCTCAGACCCAGGTTGGGCTGACAGCTTGTTCTCCGGATTTCTCCTGTATGTTGACACAGATTATCTAGACTCCATATCAGAAGACGATGAGCTCTGATGAGGACTGCTGGCCTGAATGTCCCAAGATCCTTATGGCAGAC
This window contains:
- the C1QTNF7 gene encoding complement C1q tumor necrosis factor-related protein 7 precursor; the encoded protein is MPRKEPKMFVLLYVTSFAICASGQPRSNQFKGESYSPRYICSIPGLPGPPGPPGANGSPGPHGRIGLPGRDGRDGRKGEKGEKGAAGLRGKAGPLGLAGEKGDQGETGKKGPMGPEGEKGEVGPPGPPGPKGDRGEQGDPGLPGVCRCGSIVLKSAFSVGITTSYPEERLPIIFNKVLFNEGEHYNPATGKFICAFPGIYYFSYDITLANKHLAIGLVHNGQYRIKTFDANTGNHDVASGSTVIYLQPEDEVWLEIFFTDQNGLFSDPGWADSLFSGFLLYVDTDYLDSISEDDEL
- the C1QTNF7 gene encoding complement C1q tumor necrosis factor-related protein 7 isoform X1, giving the protein MFVLLYVTSFAICASGQPRSNQFKGESYSPRYICSIPGLPGPPGPPGANGSPGPHGRIGLPGRDGRDGRKGEKGEKGAAGLRGKAGPLGLAGEKGDQGETGKKGPMGPEGEKGEVGPPGPPGPKGDRGEQGDPGLPGVCRCGSIVLKSAFSVGITTSYPEERLPIIFNKVLFNEGEHYNPATGKFICAFPGIYYFSYDITLANKHLAIGLVHNGQYRIKTFDANTGNHDVASGSTVIYLQPEDEVWLEIFFTDQNGLFSDPGWADSLFSGFLLYVDTDYLDSISEDDEL